One Xiphophorus hellerii strain 12219 chromosome 24, Xiphophorus_hellerii-4.1, whole genome shotgun sequence DNA window includes the following coding sequences:
- the LOC116715931 gene encoding uncharacterized protein LOC116715931 isoform X2, which produces MIDLLLETVMVQQILQGALWGLSVQEVVESKKCSSHHLVKLRHMCPRSFHGGSVHPRRAGKAQQAKRAASNSWFITTELIGLISMISSDLHPLEKVTALPAKVAMAERVLVVGGGGREHALAWKLAQSPRVQQVLVAPGNAGTASCGKISNSEVSVSNHSILAQFCKDHHVGLVVVGPEAPLAAGGVDSSFLLWDQTSGGSDPYRLCRSASILSCRMEITC; this is translated from the exons ATGATTGATTTGCTGCTGGAAACAGtgatggtgcagcagatcctgcagggggcgctctggggcctcagtgttcag GAAGTAGTGGAATCCAAAAAGTGTTCCTCCCATCATTTGGTGAAG TTGCGTCACATGTGTCCCCGCAGCTTCCACGGAGGGTCAGTCCACCCACGGAGAGCGGGGAAAGCACAGCAGGCGAAACGGGCTGCGAGTAATTCTTGGTTCATAACAACAGAG CTCATTGGTTTGATCTCTATGATTTCATCGGACCTCCATCCCCTGGAAAAGGTCACGGCTCTTCCTGCTAAAG TTGCGATGGCGGAGCGGGTTCTGGTGGTAGGAGGCGGGGGACGGGAACACGCGCTGGCCTGGAAGCTGGCCCAGTCGCCCCGGgtccagcaggttctggtggCTCCCGGAAACGCAGGAACCGCCAGCTGCGGCAAGATCAGCAACTCTG AGGTGTCGGTGAGCAACCACAGCATCCTGGCTCAGTTCTGTAAGGACCACCACGTCGGTTTGGTCGTAGTCGGACCCGAGGCGCCGCTGGCAGCAGGTGGAGTCGATTCCAGTTTCTTATTGTGGGATCAAACCTCAGGCGGTTCTGACCCGTATCGTCTCTGCAG atcagcctccattttgagctgcaggatggaaataacttgctga
- the LOC116715931 gene encoding phosphoribosylamine--glycine ligase, chloroplastic-like isoform X4 codes for MIDLLLETVMVQQILQGALWGLSVQEVVESKKCSSHHLVKLIGLISMISSDLHPLEKVTALPAKVAMAERVLVVGGGGREHALAWKLAQSPRVQQVLVAPGNAGTASCGKISNSEVSVSNHSILAQFCKDHHVGLVVVGPEAPLAAGGVDSSFLLWDQTSGGSDPYRLCRYGGRSDGGSFLISVDSL; via the exons ATGATTGATTTGCTGCTGGAAACAGtgatggtgcagcagatcctgcagggggcgctctggggcctcagtgttcag GAAGTAGTGGAATCCAAAAAGTGTTCCTCCCATCATTTGGTGAAG CTCATTGGTTTGATCTCTATGATTTCATCGGACCTCCATCCCCTGGAAAAGGTCACGGCTCTTCCTGCTAAAG TTGCGATGGCGGAGCGGGTTCTGGTGGTAGGAGGCGGGGGACGGGAACACGCGCTGGCCTGGAAGCTGGCCCAGTCGCCCCGGgtccagcaggttctggtggCTCCCGGAAACGCAGGAACCGCCAGCTGCGGCAAGATCAGCAACTCTG AGGTGTCGGTGAGCAACCACAGCATCCTGGCTCAGTTCTGTAAGGACCACCACGTCGGTTTGGTCGTAGTCGGACCCGAGGCGCCGCTGGCAGCAGGTGGAGTCGATTCCAGTTTCTTATTGTGGGATCAAACCTCAGGCGGTTCTGACCCGTATCGTCTCTGCAGGTATGGTGGACGATCTGACGGCGGatcttttcttatttctgtagacagtctttaa
- the LOC116715954 gene encoding protein NLRC3-like: MTMGVAGIGKTLLTQKFTLDWAEGKTNQNIDFIFPFTFRELNMLKEEKFSLLGLIHKLFSKTKEISSFETFQVLFIFDGLDESRFTLNFKNNPILTDVTESSSVDVLVTNLIRRKLLPSALLWITTRPAAANQIPAECVGMVTEVRGFTDPQKEEYFRKRFRDDEEKASRIISHIQKSKSLHIMCHIPVFCWITAKVLEDVMMTREGEKLPKTLTEMYIA, encoded by the coding sequence atgaccatgggagtggctggcattgggaaaacactgttaacacagaagttcactctggactgggctgaaggcaaaaccaaccagaacattgatttcatatttccattcactttcagagagctgaatatgttgaaagaagaaaagttcagcttattaggactgattcataaattattttctaaaaccaaagaaatcagcagctttgaaacgttccaggttctgttcatctttgatggtctggatgaaagtcgatttactctgaatttcaagaacaatccgatcctgactgatgttacagagtccagctcagtggatgttctggtgacaaacctcatcaggaggaaactgcttccctctgctctcctctggataaccacacgacctgcagcagccaatcagatccctgctgagtgtgttggcatggtaacagaggtcagagggttcactgacccccagaaggaggagtacttcaggaagagattcagagatgatgaagagaaggccagcaggatcatctcccacatccagaaatcaaaaagtctccacatcatgtgtcacatcccagttttctgctggatcactgctaaagttctggaggatgtgatgatgaccagagagggagaaaaactgccaaagactctgactgagatgtacatagca
- the LOC116715931 gene encoding uncharacterized protein LOC116715931 isoform X1: MIDLLLETVMVQQILQGALWGLSVQEVVESKKCSSHHLVKLRHMCPRSFHGGSVHPRRAGKAQQAKRAASNSWFITTELIGLISMISSDLHPLEKVTALPAKVAMAERVLVVGGGGREHALAWKLAQSPRVQQVLVAPGNAGTASCGKISNSEVSVSNHSILAQFCKDHHVGLVVVGPEAPLAAGGVDSSFLLWDQTSGGSDPYRLCRYGGRSDGGSFLISVDSL, translated from the exons ATGATTGATTTGCTGCTGGAAACAGtgatggtgcagcagatcctgcagggggcgctctggggcctcagtgttcag GAAGTAGTGGAATCCAAAAAGTGTTCCTCCCATCATTTGGTGAAG TTGCGTCACATGTGTCCCCGCAGCTTCCACGGAGGGTCAGTCCACCCACGGAGAGCGGGGAAAGCACAGCAGGCGAAACGGGCTGCGAGTAATTCTTGGTTCATAACAACAGAG CTCATTGGTTTGATCTCTATGATTTCATCGGACCTCCATCCCCTGGAAAAGGTCACGGCTCTTCCTGCTAAAG TTGCGATGGCGGAGCGGGTTCTGGTGGTAGGAGGCGGGGGACGGGAACACGCGCTGGCCTGGAAGCTGGCCCAGTCGCCCCGGgtccagcaggttctggtggCTCCCGGAAACGCAGGAACCGCCAGCTGCGGCAAGATCAGCAACTCTG AGGTGTCGGTGAGCAACCACAGCATCCTGGCTCAGTTCTGTAAGGACCACCACGTCGGTTTGGTCGTAGTCGGACCCGAGGCGCCGCTGGCAGCAGGTGGAGTCGATTCCAGTTTCTTATTGTGGGATCAAACCTCAGGCGGTTCTGACCCGTATCGTCTCTGCAGGTATGGTGGACGATCTGACGGCGGatcttttcttatttctgtagacagtctttaa
- the LOC116715931 gene encoding uncharacterized protein LOC116715931 isoform X3, producing the protein MIDLLLETVMVQQILQGALWGLSVQEVVESKKCSSHHLVKLRHMCPRSFHGGSVHPRRAGKAQQAKRAASNSWFITTELIGLISMISSDLHPLEKVTALPAKVAMAERVLVVGGGGREHALAWKLAQSPRVQQVLVAPGNAGTASCGKISNSEVSVSNHSILAQFCKDHHVGLVVVGPEAPLAAGMVDDLTADLFLFL; encoded by the exons ATGATTGATTTGCTGCTGGAAACAGtgatggtgcagcagatcctgcagggggcgctctggggcctcagtgttcag GAAGTAGTGGAATCCAAAAAGTGTTCCTCCCATCATTTGGTGAAG TTGCGTCACATGTGTCCCCGCAGCTTCCACGGAGGGTCAGTCCACCCACGGAGAGCGGGGAAAGCACAGCAGGCGAAACGGGCTGCGAGTAATTCTTGGTTCATAACAACAGAG CTCATTGGTTTGATCTCTATGATTTCATCGGACCTCCATCCCCTGGAAAAGGTCACGGCTCTTCCTGCTAAAG TTGCGATGGCGGAGCGGGTTCTGGTGGTAGGAGGCGGGGGACGGGAACACGCGCTGGCCTGGAAGCTGGCCCAGTCGCCCCGGgtccagcaggttctggtggCTCCCGGAAACGCAGGAACCGCCAGCTGCGGCAAGATCAGCAACTCTG AGGTGTCGGTGAGCAACCACAGCATCCTGGCTCAGTTCTGTAAGGACCACCACGTCGGTTTGGTCGTAGTCGGACCCGAGGCGCCGCTGGCAGCAG GTATGGTGGACGATCTGACGGCGGatcttttcttatttctgtag